From the Oncorhynchus nerka isolate Pitt River linkage group LG20, Oner_Uvic_2.0, whole genome shotgun sequence genome, one window contains:
- the LOC115103157 gene encoding GRB10-interacting GYF protein 2-like isoform X1: protein MYCHVTHSQPSCGNGERATHNSNTNKPCAVSKSREVLGRMAETQTLNFGPEWLRALSGGGHGGGSSSSVATSPPLSPAMPKYKLADYRYGREEMLALYVKDREIPVDLHDKDFLPILQEEPLPPLALVAFTEEEQRNFSMSVNSAAVLRLMGRGGGPVGPGAPRGRSTSRGRGEERALFSLCPSQQSEEASSACVLFICANQKNRLGRGRGDGGFYQRSFDDVEGGFGRGGREMHRSQSWEESHAESIFSPSRGDRRFEKPGRKEPEVAPTHFLMNHIRANYEEVGTSVGGLPVRKHDFTRSESENWRTSRDEVNDGPRSAGWREAHPGEQPRQRRLPFDAREDERGYRHPPSASGSLEEDGGGSLPEWCLEDAEEETGTFDSSGAFLSLKVRKAPKEPILEEAELDFRPLEECDEALEEDGHPRETKDTDGEARREPIRKQDVGRTIEAAPPAPSPTEPLPPSQPDRVEEPEGPLEKPLERPPAPEDRPEGNKVPLHTPMSNTMLDSLSIPHTVAHTLTVSAPSSTIQMQQKPLDVPVPAPLPFSASLRPQSTSTMAPNNMATSMGLMAPIGRPTAMPPHHTMDEDEGLKHFEQEAEKMVAYLQDGDDRLAAKSSATKPAGLPLTHEAALKWFYKDPQGEIQGPFSNPEMTEWFQAGYFTMTLLVKRGCDEVFQPLGEIIKMWGRVPFAPGPAPPPLLGDAGDQERLKRQQELTALNLYQLQQLQYQYLLRQQYAQALAQQKAQALSSAPHQQQQQQQQQINLLLQQYQALKMRSAENTTSESLLPPVTRSMSVPESQGSVWEMQNTSQASCTSNIQQPTPSAWEGSSVWDLPIDSMAQAPTIEQMQNLEKNKAAKLELERGEAELSAKREEEEHKRQEEEQLARQKQEEALKRQRKQQQEEAQRQQKEEEEERHAQEEALRRLEERRREEEEERKQREEFLRKQEEERRKQEELEALRRHEEEKRQEEEEAAAAVALVRQQQEEAKRREQEAARQQELARQRQQQQEALRRLQQQQQLAQMKLPSSSKWGQQSAVTAAAISQSQNALSLAEIQKVEEERERQAREEQRRQQAEHLKLLQQQALQEARNPQAKLSGWGSVAKQPATTKSLLEIQREEAQQVKQRKEQGAGGQQPSHPTVTQQNRAQNRATTALSPSVWGSVATSGGAPNWGGDSSIWGDSTNSNMGFWEEEVAQAPPPARKPNAQKNNKGNANLSSRANKKVEEEEKLLKLFQGVNKRQQDGFMQWCEKTLHTLNTANNLDVPTFASFLKEVDSPYEVHDYVRAYLGDTSEAKEFAKQFLERRAKQNANQQKAPPAPQNQQPTLKQQQQDSMWGVSGTGSPLYQSNHTSLQQQARFETVTSGKKKKKQKMVRADPSLLGFSVNAASERLNMGEIETVEDF from the exons AAGTTCTAGGAAGAATGGCAGAAACTCAGACACTCAACTTCGGACCAGAATG GCTCCGGGCCCTGTCTGGCGGTGGCCATGggggtggtagcagcagtagcgTTGCCACCTCGCCACCTCTCTCACCTGCAATGCCAAAGTATAAACTTGCAGACTACCGCTACGGGAGAGAAGAAATGCTAGCACTTTATGTTAAGGATAGGGAG ATCCCTGTAGACCTGCACGATAAGGATTTTCTGCCCATTTTACAAGAGGAGCCCCTGCCACCACTGGCACTTGTAGCATTTACAGAGGAAGAGCAG aGAAATTTTTCCATGTCTGTAAACAGTGCAGCTGTGCTCAGgctgatggggagaggagggggtcctGTTGGGCCAGGGGCGCCGAGGGGTCGAAGTACCTCACGGGGTCGAGGTGAGGAAAGAGCCCTATTCTCTCTGTGTCCATCTCAACAGTCTGAAGAGGCTTCCTCTGCTTGTGTCCTCTTCATCTGCGCTAATCAGAAAAACAGACTAG GTCGgggtagaggagatggagggtTTTACCAAAGAAGTTTTGATGACGTGGAAGGAGGCTTTGGACGCGGGGGCAGGGAGATGCACCGCTCccagagctgggaggagag TCATGCTGAGTCTATTTTCTCCCCATCTAGGGGAGACCGAAGGTTTGAAAAGCCAGGTCGAAAAGAGCCAG AAGTTGCTCCTACCCACTTCCTGATGAATCATA TCCGTGCTAACTACGAGGAGGTTGGGACCAGTGTGGGGGGCCTGCCAGTGAGGAAGCATGACTTCACGCGTTCGGAGAGTGAGAACTGGCGCACGTCCCGGGATGAAGTGAATG ACGGGCCGCGGTCGGCAGGGTGGCGAGAGGCCCACCCAGGGGAGCAGCCGAGGCAGCGCAGGCTCCCTTTCGATGCCAGGGAGGACGAGCGCGGCTACAGGCATCCCCCATCGGCCAGCGGCAGcctggaggaggatggagggggcagCCTGCCAGAGTGGTGTCTGGAGGACGCTGAAGAGGAGACGGGCACCTTCGACTCCTCTGGAGCCTTCCTTTCGCTCAAGGTTCGA AAAGCTCCCAAGGAGCCCATCCTGGAGGAGGCAGAGCTGGACTTCAGACCCCTGGAGGAATGTGACGAGGCTCTGGAGGAGGACGGACACCCCCGGGAGACCAAAGACACAGACGGAGAGGCCAGGAGAGAGCCCATCAGAAAACAGG ATGTGGGGAGAACGATAGAGGCGGcgccccctgctccctctcctacTGAGCCCCTGCCCCCCAGCCAGCCCGATAGAGTAGAGGAACCTGAGGGGCCATTGGAGAAGCCACTTGAGCGACCCCCTGCCCCGGAAGACAGGCCAGAGGGCAACAAAGTCCCCCTGCACACCCCTATGTCCAACACAATGCtggactctctctccatcccccacacTGTTGCACACACTCTCACAG TGTCGGCCCCGTCGTCCACCATCCAGATGCAGCAGAAGCCCCTGGATGTTCCCGTGCCCGCCCCGCTGCCCTTCAGTGCTAGCCTCAGGCCCCAGAGCACGTCTACCATGGCTCCTAACAATATGGCCACCAGCATGGGCCTCATGGCGCCCATCGGAAGGCCCACGGCCAtgccaccacaccacactatgGATGAAGATGAGGGACTGAAGCACTTTGAACAG GAGGCAGAGAAGATGGTGGCGTATCTACAGGACGGTGATGACCGGCTGGCTGCCAAGAGCTCAGCTACCAAACCAGCCGGCCTGCCACTCACACACGAGGCTGCTCTGAAGTGGTTTTATAAAGACCCccagggagagatacagg gTCCTTTCAGTAACCCGGAGATGACAGAGTGGTTCCAGGCGGGCTACTTCACCATGACCCTGCTGGTGAAGAGAGGCTGTGACGAGGTCTTCCAGCCCCTGGGTGAGATCATCAAGATGTGGGGCAGGGTGCCCTTCGCCCCCGGTCCAGCACCGCCACCCCTACTG GGTGATGCCGGGGACCAGGAGCGTCTGAAGCGGCAGCAGGAGCTGACGGCCCTCAACCTGTACCAGCTGCAGCAGCTGCAGTACCAGTACCTTTTGAGGCAGCAGTACGCCCAAGCCCTGGCCCAGCAGAAAGCCCAGGCCCTCAGCTCAGCAccacaccagcagcagcagcaacagcagcagcagatcAACCTCCTCCTCCAGCAATACCAGGCCCTCAAGATGAGGTCAGCAGAAAACAC AACATCTGAGTCTCTCTTACCTCCTGTGACTCGGTCCATGTCCGTACCAGAATCCCAGGGTTCTGTGTGGGAAATGCAGAACACCTCTCAGGCCTCCTGCACATCAAACATCCAGCAACCCACACCCAGTG CGTGGGAGGGCAGCAGTGTGTGGGATCTGCCCATAGACTCCATGGCCCAGGCCCCCACCATAGAACAGATGCAAAACCTAGAGAAGAATAAGGCTGCCAAG CTGGAGCTGGAGCGGGGTGAGGCAGAGCTGAGTgccaagagggaggaggaggaacacaaACGCCAGGAGGAGGAGCAGCTAGCACGTCAGAAACAG GAGGAGGCATTGAAGAGGCAGcggaagcagcagcaggaggaggcaCAGCGCCaacagaaagaggaggaagaggaacggCATGCGCAGGAGGAGGCCCTCcgcagactggaggagaggaggagggaggaggaggaggagaggaagcaaAGGGAAGAGTTCCTCCGCAAACAG GAGGAGGAGCGCCGAAAGCAGGAGGAGCTGGAGGCCCTGAGGAGGCATGAGGAAGAGAAGcggcaagaggaggaggaggcagcggCTGCGGTAGCTTTGGTACGGCAACAGCAGGAGGAGGCGAAAAGGAGGGAGCAGGAGGCGGCGAGGCAGCAGGAGCTAGCcagacagaggcagcagcagcaggaggcgcTCCGCCGactacagcagcaacagcagctagCCCAGATGAAG CTGCCGTCTTCCTCTAAGTGGGGCCAGCAGTCAGCAGTCACGGCAGCAGCCATCTCTCAGTCCCAGAACGCGCTGTCGCTCGCTGAGATCCAGAaagtggaagaggagagagaacgacagGCACGAGAGGAG CAGCGGCGCCAGCAGGCGGAGCACCTGAAGCTCCTGCAGCAGCAGGCCCTGCAGGAGGCCCGGAATCCCCAGGCCAAGCTCTCTGGCTGGGGAAGCGTGGCCAAGCAGCCGGCCACGACGAAGTCCCTGCtggagatccagagagaggaggcCCAGCAGGTGAAGCAGAGGAAGGAGCAGGGGGCTGGGGGCCAGCAGCCCAGTCACCCCACAGTCACCCAGCAGAACCGTGCCCAGAACAGAGCT ACCACCGCTCTGAGCCCCTCAGTGTGGGGCTCGGTGGCCACCAGCGGCGGGGCTCCTAACTGGGGCGGTGACAGCAGCATCTGGGGCGACAGCACCAACTCCAACATGGGCTtctgggaggaggaggtggcCCAGGCCCCACCCCCCGCCAGGAAGCCCAACGCTCAGAAGAACAACAAGGGCAACGCCAACCTCAG CAGTCGGGCCAATaagaaggtggaggaggaggagaagctgCTGAAGTTGTTCCAGGGGGTTAATAAGAGACAGCAGGATGGCTTCATGCAGTGGTGTGAGAAGACCCTGCACACCCTCAACACTGCCAACAACCTggatg TCCCGACATTTGCATCCTTCCTGAAGGAGGTGGACAGTCCGTACGAGGTGCACGACTACGTGCGCGCCTACCTGGGGGACACGTCCGAGGCCAAGGAGTTTGCCAAACAGTTCCTGGAGCGCCGTGCCAAGCAGAATGCCAACCAACAGAAAGCGCCCCCGGCCCCGCAGAACCAGCAACCAACACTAAAACAGCAAcagcag GATTCAATGTGGGGTGTAAGCGGGACAGGCTCTCCTCTGTACCAGTCAAACCACACCAGCCTCCAGCAGCAGGCACGCTTTGAGACAGTCAcctcagggaagaagaagaaaaagcagaAGATGGTCCGGGCAGACCCCAGCCTGCTAG GTTTTTCTGTGAACGCGGCGTCTGAGAGGTTGAATATGGGTGAGATCGAGACGGTGGAGGACTTTTAA
- the LOC115103157 gene encoding GRB10-interacting GYF protein 2-like isoform X3 has translation MYCHVTHSQPSCGNGERATHNSNTNKPCAVSKSREVLGRMAETQTLNFGPEWLRALSGGGHGGGSSSSVATSPPLSPAMPKYKLADYRYGREEMLALYVKDREIPVDLHDKDFLPILQEEPLPPLALVAFTEEEQRNFSMSVNSAAVLRLMGRGGGPVGPGAPRGRSTSRGRGRGRGDGGFYQRSFDDVEGGFGRGGREMHRSQSWEESHAESIFSPSRGDRRFEKPGRKEPEVAPTHFLMNHIRANYEEVGTSVGGLPVRKHDFTRSESENWRTSRDEVNDGPRSAGWREAHPGEQPRQRRLPFDAREDERGYRHPPSASGSLEEDGGGSLPEWCLEDAEEETGTFDSSGAFLSLKVRKAPKEPILEEAELDFRPLEECDEALEEDGHPRETKDTDGEARREPIRKQDVGRTIEAAPPAPSPTEPLPPSQPDRVEEPEGPLEKPLERPPAPEDRPEGNKVPLHTPMSNTMLDSLSIPHTVAHTLTVSAPSSTIQMQQKPLDVPVPAPLPFSASLRPQSTSTMAPNNMATSMGLMAPIGRPTAMPPHHTMDEDEGLKHFEQEAEKMVAYLQDGDDRLAAKSSATKPAGLPLTHEAALKWFYKDPQGEIQGPFSNPEMTEWFQAGYFTMTLLVKRGCDEVFQPLGEIIKMWGRVPFAPGPAPPPLLGDAGDQERLKRQQELTALNLYQLQQLQYQYLLRQQYAQALAQQKAQALSSAPHQQQQQQQQQINLLLQQYQALKMRSAENTTSESLLPPVTRSMSVPESQGSVWEMQNTSQASCTSNIQQPTPSAWEGSSVWDLPIDSMAQAPTIEQMQNLEKNKAAKLELERGEAELSAKREEEEHKRQEEEQLARQKQEEALKRQRKQQQEEAQRQQKEEEEERHAQEEALRRLEERRREEEEERKQREEFLRKQEEERRKQEELEALRRHEEEKRQEEEEAAAAVALVRQQQEEAKRREQEAARQQELARQRQQQQEALRRLQQQQQLAQMKLPSSSKWGQQSAVTAAAISQSQNALSLAEIQKVEEERERQAREEQRRQQAEHLKLLQQQALQEARNPQAKLSGWGSVAKQPATTKSLLEIQREEAQQVKQRKEQGAGGQQPSHPTVTQQNRAQNRATTALSPSVWGSVATSGGAPNWGGDSSIWGDSTNSNMGFWEEEVAQAPPPARKPNAQKNNKGNANLSSRANKKVEEEEKLLKLFQGVNKRQQDGFMQWCEKTLHTLNTANNLDVPTFASFLKEVDSPYEVHDYVRAYLGDTSEAKEFAKQFLERRAKQNANQQKAPPAPQNQQPTLKQQQQDSMWGVSGTGSPLYQSNHTSLQQQARFETVTSGKKKKKQKMVRADPSLLGFSVNAASERLNMGEIETVEDF, from the exons AAGTTCTAGGAAGAATGGCAGAAACTCAGACACTCAACTTCGGACCAGAATG GCTCCGGGCCCTGTCTGGCGGTGGCCATGggggtggtagcagcagtagcgTTGCCACCTCGCCACCTCTCTCACCTGCAATGCCAAAGTATAAACTTGCAGACTACCGCTACGGGAGAGAAGAAATGCTAGCACTTTATGTTAAGGATAGGGAG ATCCCTGTAGACCTGCACGATAAGGATTTTCTGCCCATTTTACAAGAGGAGCCCCTGCCACCACTGGCACTTGTAGCATTTACAGAGGAAGAGCAG aGAAATTTTTCCATGTCTGTAAACAGTGCAGCTGTGCTCAGgctgatggggagaggagggggtcctGTTGGGCCAGGGGCGCCGAGGGGTCGAAGTACCTCACGGGGTCGAG GTCGgggtagaggagatggagggtTTTACCAAAGAAGTTTTGATGACGTGGAAGGAGGCTTTGGACGCGGGGGCAGGGAGATGCACCGCTCccagagctgggaggagag TCATGCTGAGTCTATTTTCTCCCCATCTAGGGGAGACCGAAGGTTTGAAAAGCCAGGTCGAAAAGAGCCAG AAGTTGCTCCTACCCACTTCCTGATGAATCATA TCCGTGCTAACTACGAGGAGGTTGGGACCAGTGTGGGGGGCCTGCCAGTGAGGAAGCATGACTTCACGCGTTCGGAGAGTGAGAACTGGCGCACGTCCCGGGATGAAGTGAATG ACGGGCCGCGGTCGGCAGGGTGGCGAGAGGCCCACCCAGGGGAGCAGCCGAGGCAGCGCAGGCTCCCTTTCGATGCCAGGGAGGACGAGCGCGGCTACAGGCATCCCCCATCGGCCAGCGGCAGcctggaggaggatggagggggcagCCTGCCAGAGTGGTGTCTGGAGGACGCTGAAGAGGAGACGGGCACCTTCGACTCCTCTGGAGCCTTCCTTTCGCTCAAGGTTCGA AAAGCTCCCAAGGAGCCCATCCTGGAGGAGGCAGAGCTGGACTTCAGACCCCTGGAGGAATGTGACGAGGCTCTGGAGGAGGACGGACACCCCCGGGAGACCAAAGACACAGACGGAGAGGCCAGGAGAGAGCCCATCAGAAAACAGG ATGTGGGGAGAACGATAGAGGCGGcgccccctgctccctctcctacTGAGCCCCTGCCCCCCAGCCAGCCCGATAGAGTAGAGGAACCTGAGGGGCCATTGGAGAAGCCACTTGAGCGACCCCCTGCCCCGGAAGACAGGCCAGAGGGCAACAAAGTCCCCCTGCACACCCCTATGTCCAACACAATGCtggactctctctccatcccccacacTGTTGCACACACTCTCACAG TGTCGGCCCCGTCGTCCACCATCCAGATGCAGCAGAAGCCCCTGGATGTTCCCGTGCCCGCCCCGCTGCCCTTCAGTGCTAGCCTCAGGCCCCAGAGCACGTCTACCATGGCTCCTAACAATATGGCCACCAGCATGGGCCTCATGGCGCCCATCGGAAGGCCCACGGCCAtgccaccacaccacactatgGATGAAGATGAGGGACTGAAGCACTTTGAACAG GAGGCAGAGAAGATGGTGGCGTATCTACAGGACGGTGATGACCGGCTGGCTGCCAAGAGCTCAGCTACCAAACCAGCCGGCCTGCCACTCACACACGAGGCTGCTCTGAAGTGGTTTTATAAAGACCCccagggagagatacagg gTCCTTTCAGTAACCCGGAGATGACAGAGTGGTTCCAGGCGGGCTACTTCACCATGACCCTGCTGGTGAAGAGAGGCTGTGACGAGGTCTTCCAGCCCCTGGGTGAGATCATCAAGATGTGGGGCAGGGTGCCCTTCGCCCCCGGTCCAGCACCGCCACCCCTACTG GGTGATGCCGGGGACCAGGAGCGTCTGAAGCGGCAGCAGGAGCTGACGGCCCTCAACCTGTACCAGCTGCAGCAGCTGCAGTACCAGTACCTTTTGAGGCAGCAGTACGCCCAAGCCCTGGCCCAGCAGAAAGCCCAGGCCCTCAGCTCAGCAccacaccagcagcagcagcaacagcagcagcagatcAACCTCCTCCTCCAGCAATACCAGGCCCTCAAGATGAGGTCAGCAGAAAACAC AACATCTGAGTCTCTCTTACCTCCTGTGACTCGGTCCATGTCCGTACCAGAATCCCAGGGTTCTGTGTGGGAAATGCAGAACACCTCTCAGGCCTCCTGCACATCAAACATCCAGCAACCCACACCCAGTG CGTGGGAGGGCAGCAGTGTGTGGGATCTGCCCATAGACTCCATGGCCCAGGCCCCCACCATAGAACAGATGCAAAACCTAGAGAAGAATAAGGCTGCCAAG CTGGAGCTGGAGCGGGGTGAGGCAGAGCTGAGTgccaagagggaggaggaggaacacaaACGCCAGGAGGAGGAGCAGCTAGCACGTCAGAAACAG GAGGAGGCATTGAAGAGGCAGcggaagcagcagcaggaggaggcaCAGCGCCaacagaaagaggaggaagaggaacggCATGCGCAGGAGGAGGCCCTCcgcagactggaggagaggaggagggaggaggaggaggagaggaagcaaAGGGAAGAGTTCCTCCGCAAACAG GAGGAGGAGCGCCGAAAGCAGGAGGAGCTGGAGGCCCTGAGGAGGCATGAGGAAGAGAAGcggcaagaggaggaggaggcagcggCTGCGGTAGCTTTGGTACGGCAACAGCAGGAGGAGGCGAAAAGGAGGGAGCAGGAGGCGGCGAGGCAGCAGGAGCTAGCcagacagaggcagcagcagcaggaggcgcTCCGCCGactacagcagcaacagcagctagCCCAGATGAAG CTGCCGTCTTCCTCTAAGTGGGGCCAGCAGTCAGCAGTCACGGCAGCAGCCATCTCTCAGTCCCAGAACGCGCTGTCGCTCGCTGAGATCCAGAaagtggaagaggagagagaacgacagGCACGAGAGGAG CAGCGGCGCCAGCAGGCGGAGCACCTGAAGCTCCTGCAGCAGCAGGCCCTGCAGGAGGCCCGGAATCCCCAGGCCAAGCTCTCTGGCTGGGGAAGCGTGGCCAAGCAGCCGGCCACGACGAAGTCCCTGCtggagatccagagagaggaggcCCAGCAGGTGAAGCAGAGGAAGGAGCAGGGGGCTGGGGGCCAGCAGCCCAGTCACCCCACAGTCACCCAGCAGAACCGTGCCCAGAACAGAGCT ACCACCGCTCTGAGCCCCTCAGTGTGGGGCTCGGTGGCCACCAGCGGCGGGGCTCCTAACTGGGGCGGTGACAGCAGCATCTGGGGCGACAGCACCAACTCCAACATGGGCTtctgggaggaggaggtggcCCAGGCCCCACCCCCCGCCAGGAAGCCCAACGCTCAGAAGAACAACAAGGGCAACGCCAACCTCAG CAGTCGGGCCAATaagaaggtggaggaggaggagaagctgCTGAAGTTGTTCCAGGGGGTTAATAAGAGACAGCAGGATGGCTTCATGCAGTGGTGTGAGAAGACCCTGCACACCCTCAACACTGCCAACAACCTggatg TCCCGACATTTGCATCCTTCCTGAAGGAGGTGGACAGTCCGTACGAGGTGCACGACTACGTGCGCGCCTACCTGGGGGACACGTCCGAGGCCAAGGAGTTTGCCAAACAGTTCCTGGAGCGCCGTGCCAAGCAGAATGCCAACCAACAGAAAGCGCCCCCGGCCCCGCAGAACCAGCAACCAACACTAAAACAGCAAcagcag GATTCAATGTGGGGTGTAAGCGGGACAGGCTCTCCTCTGTACCAGTCAAACCACACCAGCCTCCAGCAGCAGGCACGCTTTGAGACAGTCAcctcagggaagaagaagaaaaagcagaAGATGGTCCGGGCAGACCCCAGCCTGCTAG GTTTTTCTGTGAACGCGGCGTCTGAGAGGTTGAATATGGGTGAGATCGAGACGGTGGAGGACTTTTAA